A single genomic interval of Caballeronia sp. NK8 harbors:
- a CDS encoding FAD-binding and (Fe-S)-binding domain-containing protein, which yields MLNSPTDRLVKPIHLMPASARARLASTPTPLQARLQRELKGDVLFDRASRGRYATDASIYQIMPLGVVVPRDQDDLRLALQIARDTHASVLARGAGTSQCGQTIGEALVIDTTKWLNNIVHFDKEARTVTVEPGVVLDHLNAWLKSHGLWFPVDVSTSAQCTIGGMAGNNSCGSRSMEYGIMVHNVDAIDAILADGHEARFGRLSTMTTDVRTRDLVDGVRGIAMREQQELRERIPKVLRRVAGYNLDLFDCQSPLAFSDSGEPNLANLLVGSEGTLAFSRQLTLKLAPLPAHKTLGVVNFPSFHDAMDMTQHIVKLGPVAVELVDRTMIDLSMSNPAFRSVIEKALVGEPEAILLVEFAGADRDTQVARLAQLVELMSDLGLPGSVVQMPDAGPQKALWEVRKAGLNIMMSMKGDGKPVSFIEDCAVPLEHLADYTSRLTEVFRKHGTEGTWYAHASVGTLHVRPILDMRRDGAVKMRAIAEEAAAMVREYKGAFSGEHGDGLCRGEWVAWQYGPRINAAFRDIKQLFDPENRLSPDRIVAPPKMDDASNFRFPPSYRERASTPSLDWSAWNVTRDPLTGEEGTPGSGGDLSGGLAKAVEMCNNNGHCRKFDAGTMCPSYRITKDEQHVTRGRANTLRLALSGQLGDDGLASQDVKDVLDLCVSCKGCKRDCPTGVDMARIKIEARAAWTQRHGVRLRERLIAFLPRYAPYASRMPALSNAFEANMPGVARWVKAKLGLASQRAFPRFTKPFLADAADKPVASATNEVLLFVDTFNNYMEPENARAAQRVLEAAGYTVHHNVKRGERPLCCGRTFLSTGLVDEAKAEARRALDALMPYVERGVAIVGLEPSCLLSLRDEFLGYGYGDAARKLAQASFLFEEFLVREEAAGRLRLKLKALDRPKAMLHGHCHQKAFDAVRPIETVLGWIPALDVKTIESSCCGMAGSFGYEAEHYEASQAMAELSLLPAVRGAGDALIVADGTSCRHQIADGAQREALHVARVLAMALDAED from the coding sequence ATGCTCAATTCCCCCACAGACCGGCTGGTGAAGCCGATACATCTGATGCCCGCATCGGCGCGCGCGCGCCTCGCGTCGACGCCGACGCCGCTGCAGGCGCGCCTGCAACGCGAGCTGAAGGGCGACGTGCTGTTCGATCGCGCATCGCGCGGGCGCTACGCCACCGATGCGTCGATCTATCAGATCATGCCGCTCGGCGTCGTGGTGCCGAGGGATCAGGACGACTTGCGCCTCGCGCTACAGATCGCCCGCGACACTCACGCGAGCGTGCTCGCGCGCGGCGCGGGCACGAGTCAATGCGGGCAGACGATCGGCGAGGCGCTCGTCATCGATACGACGAAGTGGCTCAACAACATCGTTCACTTCGACAAGGAAGCGCGCACGGTCACGGTGGAGCCGGGCGTCGTGCTCGATCATCTGAATGCGTGGCTTAAGTCCCATGGTCTGTGGTTTCCGGTGGATGTATCGACGAGCGCGCAATGCACGATCGGCGGCATGGCGGGCAACAACTCGTGCGGCTCGCGCTCGATGGAATACGGGATCATGGTGCATAACGTCGACGCGATCGACGCGATCCTCGCCGATGGTCACGAAGCGCGGTTCGGCAGGCTCTCGACCATGACGACCGATGTGCGTACGCGCGATCTCGTCGACGGCGTGCGCGGCATCGCGATGCGTGAGCAACAGGAACTGCGCGAGCGCATTCCGAAGGTGCTGCGGCGCGTGGCCGGCTATAACCTCGATCTGTTCGACTGCCAGAGCCCGCTTGCCTTCAGCGACAGCGGCGAACCGAATCTCGCGAATCTGCTGGTCGGATCGGAAGGCACGCTCGCCTTCAGCCGCCAGTTGACGTTGAAGCTCGCACCGCTGCCCGCGCACAAGACGCTCGGCGTCGTGAACTTCCCGAGCTTCCACGATGCGATGGACATGACGCAGCATATCGTCAAGCTCGGACCCGTCGCGGTGGAACTGGTCGATCGAACGATGATCGATCTCTCGATGTCGAATCCGGCCTTCCGGTCCGTGATCGAAAAAGCCCTGGTGGGCGAGCCGGAAGCGATCCTGCTCGTCGAGTTCGCGGGCGCGGATCGCGACACGCAAGTTGCAAGACTCGCGCAACTGGTCGAACTGATGAGCGATCTCGGCCTGCCGGGCTCGGTCGTGCAGATGCCCGATGCGGGACCGCAAAAGGCGCTGTGGGAAGTGCGCAAGGCGGGCCTCAACATCATGATGAGCATGAAGGGCGACGGCAAGCCGGTGTCCTTCATCGAGGATTGCGCGGTGCCGCTCGAGCATCTCGCCGATTACACGAGCCGCCTGACCGAGGTCTTCAGGAAGCACGGAACCGAAGGCACCTGGTACGCACACGCGAGCGTCGGCACGCTGCATGTGCGGCCGATTCTCGACATGCGCCGCGACGGCGCCGTGAAGATGCGCGCGATCGCCGAAGAAGCCGCGGCGATGGTGCGCGAATACAAGGGCGCATTCTCGGGCGAACACGGCGATGGTTTGTGCCGCGGCGAATGGGTCGCGTGGCAATACGGCCCGCGCATCAACGCGGCGTTTCGCGATATCAAGCAGCTCTTCGATCCGGAGAATCGGCTGAGCCCGGACCGCATCGTCGCACCGCCGAAGATGGACGACGCGAGCAATTTCCGCTTTCCGCCTTCATATCGCGAGCGCGCATCGACGCCAAGTCTCGACTGGTCCGCATGGAACGTCACGCGCGATCCGCTGACCGGTGAAGAGGGCACGCCGGGTTCAGGCGGCGATCTGTCGGGCGGTCTCGCGAAAGCGGTCGAAATGTGCAACAACAACGGCCATTGCCGCAAGTTCGATGCAGGCACGATGTGCCCGAGCTATCGCATCACGAAGGATGAGCAACACGTCACGCGTGGCCGGGCGAACACGTTGCGGCTCGCGTTGTCGGGTCAACTGGGCGATGACGGCCTCGCAAGCCAGGATGTGAAGGACGTGCTCGATCTGTGCGTATCGTGCAAGGGCTGCAAGCGCGATTGCCCGACAGGTGTCGATATGGCGCGCATCAAGATCGAAGCGCGCGCCGCGTGGACACAGCGTCATGGCGTGCGTCTGCGCGAGCGGCTGATTGCGTTTCTGCCGCGCTATGCGCCGTATGCGAGCCGCATGCCCGCGTTATCCAACGCATTCGAGGCGAACATGCCGGGCGTCGCGCGCTGGGTGAAGGCGAAGCTCGGTCTCGCGTCGCAAAGAGCGTTTCCCCGCTTCACGAAGCCCTTTCTCGCCGATGCGGCGGACAAACCAGTTGCATCCGCAACCAATGAAGTCCTGCTCTTCGTCGATACCTTCAACAACTACATGGAGCCGGAGAACGCGCGCGCTGCGCAACGCGTGCTCGAAGCGGCGGGCTACACGGTTCATCACAACGTGAAGCGGGGCGAGCGGCCGCTGTGTTGCGGGCGCACGTTTCTTTCAACCGGTCTCGTCGATGAAGCGAAGGCCGAAGCGCGCCGCGCGCTCGATGCGCTCATGCCGTATGTCGAGCGCGGCGTGGCGATCGTCGGACTCGAGCCATCGTGCCTGCTTTCCTTGCGCGACGAGTTTCTCGGATACGGCTATGGCGATGCCGCACGCAAGCTCGCGCAAGCGTCGTTTCTCTTCGAGGAATTTCTCGTGCGCGAAGAGGCGGCAGGCAGGCTGCGTCTGAAGCTCAAGGCGCTCGATCGGCCGAAGGCGATGCTGCACGGACATTGCCATCAGAAAGCGTTCGATGCCGTGCGCCCCATCGAAACGGTGCTCGGCTGGATTCCGGCGCTCGATGTCAAGACGATCGAATCGTCGTGCTGCGGCATGGCGGGCAGCTTCGGATATGAAGCGGAGCACTACGAAGCATCGCAGGCGATGGCGGAGCTGTCGCTGCTGCCCGCCGTGCGTGGCGCGGGCGACGCGCTGATCGTCGCGGACGGCACCAGCTGCCGTCATCAGATCGCGGATGGCGCGCAACGCGAGGCGCTGCACGTCGCACGCGTGCTCGCAATGGCGCTCGATGCGGAGGATTGA
- a CDS encoding fumarylacetoacetate hydrolase family protein, with the protein MSAAFGADALARLFVEARAHHAQLDALAEGTRPADADQAYAAQEATLRALRADIGGWKVGAKSHDGPIQGAPLPADGVHRSGARLSMHAFGKAGLELEVAFILGRRFEPHSGPYRDDEVIDAIESVHAAIEVVASRFAAWPDVEKPWQLADLQNHGALIVSEGVPYDAAFPFIAPTMTFDFEGAPLFQGEPANPAGDPRRLLAWTVNHAVSRGLAVERGTVLTAGSYTGLAFPAATGTAVGVIEGLPAVELHFA; encoded by the coding sequence ATGAGCGCCGCGTTCGGCGCCGACGCGCTCGCACGGCTTTTCGTGGAGGCACGCGCGCATCACGCGCAGCTCGATGCGTTGGCGGAGGGCACGCGCCCGGCGGACGCCGACCAGGCCTACGCCGCGCAGGAAGCGACGCTGCGTGCGCTGCGCGCGGACATCGGTGGATGGAAAGTCGGCGCGAAATCGCATGACGGCCCGATTCAGGGCGCGCCGCTTCCCGCCGATGGCGTGCATCGCTCGGGCGCACGTCTCTCGATGCATGCGTTCGGCAAGGCTGGCCTCGAACTCGAAGTGGCGTTCATTCTCGGCCGGCGCTTCGAACCGCACAGCGGCCCGTATCGCGATGATGAAGTGATCGACGCGATCGAGTCCGTGCACGCCGCGATCGAAGTGGTGGCGAGCCGTTTCGCCGCATGGCCCGACGTCGAAAAGCCCTGGCAGCTTGCCGATCTGCAGAACCACGGCGCGCTGATCGTGAGCGAGGGCGTTCCATACGACGCGGCGTTTCCGTTCATCGCGCCCACGATGACATTCGACTTCGAAGGCGCACCGCTCTTTCAGGGTGAACCGGCGAACCCGGCGGGCGACCCGCGCCGTCTGCTCGCGTGGACGGTGAATCACGCCGTGTCGCGCGGGCTTGCCGTCGAGCGCGGGACCGTGCTCACGGCGGGCTCTTACACCGGCCTCGCATTTCCGGCGGCGACCGGCACGGCGGTCGGTGTCATCGAAGGACTGCCTGCCGTCGAATTGCATTTCGCATAA
- a CDS encoding alanine--glyoxylate aminotransferase family protein: MLKLDSHPAGRHFLQIPGPSPVPDRILRAMSYPTIDHRGPEFGALGLKVLDGIKRIFKTSQPVVIYPASGTGAWEAALVNTLSPGDTVLMYETGHFATLWKKMAENLGLKPEFLGLPGIEGWRRGVQADAIEKRLRDDTQHTIKAVCVVHNETSTGVTSDIAAVRRAIDAAKHPALLMVDTISGLASADYRHDEWGVDVTVSGSQKGLMLPPGISFNAVSEKAREASKRAALPRAFWDWTDIIEMNRQGYWPYTPNTNLLYGLSEALDMILGEGLDNVFARHQRLAAACRAAVTAWGLEIQCADPAVYSPVLTGVMTPEGVDADAVRKLIYEHFDMSLGTGLGKVKGRMFRIGHLGDCNDLTLMAALSGCEMGLKLAGIELKGSGVTAAMDYLTSHVAKPALKAAA; encoded by the coding sequence ATGCTGAAGCTCGATTCCCATCCTGCCGGCCGTCACTTTCTGCAGATTCCGGGGCCGAGCCCGGTGCCCGATCGCATCCTGCGCGCGATGAGCTATCCCACCATCGACCATCGCGGTCCGGAGTTCGGCGCGCTCGGTCTGAAGGTGCTCGACGGCATCAAGCGGATCTTCAAGACGAGCCAGCCTGTGGTGATCTATCCCGCATCGGGCACGGGCGCATGGGAGGCGGCGCTCGTCAACACGCTTAGTCCGGGCGATACGGTGCTGATGTACGAGACCGGCCACTTCGCGACGCTGTGGAAGAAGATGGCCGAGAACCTTGGGCTGAAGCCCGAGTTTCTGGGTCTGCCCGGCATCGAAGGATGGCGGCGCGGCGTGCAGGCCGACGCGATCGAGAAACGCCTTCGCGACGATACACAGCACACGATCAAGGCCGTTTGCGTCGTGCACAACGAAACTTCGACGGGCGTGACCTCGGACATCGCCGCCGTGCGACGCGCCATCGACGCGGCGAAGCATCCCGCGCTGCTGATGGTGGACACGATCTCGGGCCTCGCATCCGCCGACTATCGCCATGACGAATGGGGCGTGGACGTGACCGTGTCCGGCTCGCAAAAGGGTTTGATGCTGCCGCCGGGAATCAGCTTCAACGCGGTATCGGAGAAGGCACGCGAAGCCTCGAAGCGCGCCGCGCTGCCGCGCGCGTTCTGGGACTGGACCGACATCATCGAGATGAACAGGCAGGGTTACTGGCCTTACACGCCGAACACGAACCTGCTTTACGGCCTGTCCGAAGCGCTCGACATGATTCTCGGCGAAGGACTCGACAACGTGTTCGCGCGCCATCAACGGCTCGCGGCGGCGTGTCGCGCGGCGGTCACCGCGTGGGGGCTCGAGATTCAATGTGCCGATCCCGCCGTGTACTCGCCGGTGCTCACGGGCGTGATGACACCCGAAGGCGTCGATGCCGACGCGGTGCGCAAGCTCATCTACGAACATTTCGACATGTCGCTCGGCACGGGGCTCGGCAAGGTGAAGGGCCGCATGTTCCGCATCGGCCACCTCGGCGATTGCAACGACCTCACGCTGATGGCCGCGCTCTCGGGCTGCGAGATGGGTTTGAAGCTAGCGGGCATCGAACTGAAGGGCAGTGGCGTGACGGCGGCGATGGACTATCTGACGAGTCACGTAGCAAAGCCCGCGCTGAAGGCGGCCGCATGA
- a CDS encoding GntR family transcriptional regulator encodes MQNPDLPETHVSSPLPKVERLRLHDTVVDHLRGFIVEGLLAPGVKLNERKLCETLGISRTPLREALKVLAAEGLIEISPNRGASVSQMSEFEIREMFELMSGLEAFSGELACERITPLEIAEIKALHYAMLACRAQNDLSGYYSRNQAIHDRINEAARNTALRQTYVSINRRLMALRFRSNFQTPKWDSAIRDHEEMIEALETRDGKRMGEILRKHLLSKRDAVLAERTLSTVKAAAPKKRAANQSSRDLDADE; translated from the coding sequence ATGCAAAATCCCGATCTACCAGAAACGCACGTTTCTTCGCCACTACCGAAGGTGGAGCGGCTGCGCCTGCACGACACCGTCGTCGATCACTTGCGCGGCTTCATCGTCGAGGGACTGCTCGCGCCCGGCGTCAAACTCAACGAGCGCAAACTGTGCGAGACGCTCGGCATCTCCCGCACGCCTTTACGTGAAGCGCTGAAAGTGCTGGCCGCCGAGGGTTTGATCGAGATATCGCCGAACCGCGGCGCGTCGGTATCGCAGATGAGCGAGTTCGAGATTCGCGAGATGTTCGAATTGATGAGCGGACTCGAAGCTTTTTCGGGTGAGCTGGCGTGCGAGCGCATCACGCCGCTCGAGATCGCCGAGATCAAGGCGCTGCATTACGCGATGCTCGCGTGTCGCGCGCAGAACGACCTCTCCGGCTACTACAGCCGCAACCAGGCCATTCACGACAGGATCAACGAAGCTGCACGCAACACGGCCTTGCGTCAGACCTACGTGTCGATCAACCGGCGCCTGATGGCGCTGCGCTTTCGTTCGAACTTCCAGACGCCGAAATGGGACAGCGCCATTCGCGATCACGAAGAGATGATCGAGGCGCTGGAGACGCGCGATGGCAAGCGCATGGGCGAAATTCTGCGCAAGCATCTGCTCTCCAAGCGCGATGCGGTGCTCGCGGAGCGCACGCTGTCGACGGTGAAGGCCGCCGCGCCGAAAAAGCGTGCGGCGAACCAGTCATCTCGGGATCTGGACGCTGACGAATAG
- a CDS encoding DNA-3-methyladenine glycosylase has protein sequence MHSTFDTSTATLELPFKQPFDWTRMLKFIGGRASAGVESVEDGVYRRAIEWHGGDGTVEVRPHERKHRLVVTVEGAASRHADELAAPLARMFDLHAEPREIARCLAGDPVLAPLVEAAPGLRVPGAWSGFELVVRTIVGQQVSVKGASTIMNRIVQRAGKRIEGHPNEGTAWRFPTPAELAAADLEKIGMPTKRIETVQRFARAVATGALPLDEPGADAELLKREMLAMPGIGPWTVGYVAMRALRDPDAWPDADLVLMQAIARRDPSLAKPAQQRARTERWRPWRAYAAMHLWNGVAMETGLARGG, from the coding sequence ATGCATTCGACATTCGACACATCGACCGCCACGCTCGAACTGCCCTTCAAGCAGCCTTTCGACTGGACACGCATGCTGAAATTCATCGGCGGGCGGGCGTCGGCGGGCGTGGAGTCAGTCGAGGACGGCGTGTATCGGCGCGCGATCGAATGGCATGGCGGCGACGGCACCGTCGAAGTCCGGCCGCATGAGCGCAAGCATCGGCTCGTGGTGACGGTCGAAGGCGCGGCGTCGCGTCATGCGGACGAACTCGCCGCGCCGCTCGCGCGCATGTTCGATCTGCACGCCGAGCCGCGCGAGATCGCCCGTTGTCTCGCCGGCGATCCGGTTCTCGCACCGCTCGTCGAAGCCGCGCCGGGCCTGCGCGTGCCGGGCGCGTGGTCCGGCTTCGAGCTCGTGGTGCGGACGATCGTCGGCCAGCAGGTGAGCGTGAAAGGCGCGTCGACGATCATGAACCGCATCGTGCAGCGCGCCGGCAAGAGGATAGAGGGGCATCCGAATGAAGGCACGGCGTGGCGCTTTCCGACGCCTGCCGAGCTTGCCGCCGCCGATCTGGAGAAGATCGGCATGCCGACCAAGCGTATCGAGACGGTGCAGCGCTTCGCGCGTGCGGTCGCCACGGGCGCGCTGCCGCTCGATGAACCCGGCGCGGATGCCGAATTGCTGAAACGCGAGATGCTCGCCATGCCGGGCATCGGGCCGTGGACCGTCGGCTACGTCGCGATGCGCGCCCTGCGCGACCCCGACGCATGGCCCGATGCCGATCTCGTTCTCATGCAGGCGATCGCGCGCCGCGATCCGTCGCTTGCGAAACCCGCCCAGCAGCGCGCACGCACCGAACGCTGGCGTCCCTGGCGTGCGTATGCGGCGATGCATCTCTGGAATGGGGTGGCGATGGAAACGGGGCTTGCGCGCGGGGGATGA
- a CDS encoding MFS transporter, with amino-acid sequence MNASSLDAQDSNHVPIAPRVQKIVVAIHGIGNQLHSDTVRSVASQFGARYDPPLPVMPLGYFDIAGVGEVDVRQLDLPPGGPYTPEQRDFYSALGFAEVYWADIPREVVKQDDTLEESKAWGLSIVSRAQAAYMLNVDERKLEPADFSLASGVVEEVVETVAVMQSLLAVTEKAGIFKFDLAPMLRDYVGDVQLVADFRQHRDTIVFRFHRVMERLVALVTERCQCPPEVYIVAHSEGTVISFLGILQALATPTVSDPKDGKQIISTEWVQSLRGFMTIGSPIDKHILLWPKLWEGMTLKSEMQGDAVAQVERPGGSITLPSRIKWRNYYDFGDPVGFALDTARAYLDHHDCKAFEFEPAHDIGFSRYWLPGKAHTDYWTDSDVFGHFIENVVLDRSTTKAPQNRRFRGIVSTAIPYLLSFALHLLAVFFIYKAVTASSDSGAGGTSSAPEFIYLTRSVFALACLLMGTTVAARIPRLVKARGAKRTGAWLRWRVVALLAFVAGASVFWFVLLSGVAAFLASPFADLLHRDDADPVVGKAVFVLAGLVCAISGWLAPRKPRVGRRVLVALGTVMMTLIVGVRLWGDLAGKPIWPVVLGGAFFLYAWWLAILIFDLAFVWHRYVRNSVALDTLRAWRENRCDAQPRPIMSMRTKAASK; translated from the coding sequence ATGAACGCATCATCCCTCGACGCGCAGGACTCGAACCATGTCCCGATCGCGCCGCGCGTGCAGAAGATCGTCGTTGCGATACACGGCATCGGCAATCAGTTGCATAGCGACACGGTGCGTTCGGTAGCGAGCCAGTTCGGCGCGCGCTACGACCCGCCGCTGCCCGTCATGCCGCTCGGCTATTTCGACATTGCGGGCGTCGGCGAAGTCGATGTACGCCAGCTCGATCTGCCACCTGGCGGCCCCTACACCCCTGAGCAACGCGACTTCTATTCCGCGCTTGGTTTCGCCGAAGTGTATTGGGCGGATATTCCGCGCGAAGTCGTCAAGCAGGACGACACGCTCGAAGAAAGCAAGGCATGGGGACTCTCGATCGTGAGCCGCGCGCAGGCCGCCTACATGCTCAACGTCGACGAGCGCAAGCTCGAACCCGCCGATTTCTCGCTCGCGTCGGGCGTCGTCGAGGAAGTCGTCGAGACAGTGGCCGTCATGCAGAGCCTGCTCGCGGTCACGGAGAAGGCCGGCATCTTCAAGTTCGATCTCGCGCCCATGCTGCGCGATTATGTCGGCGATGTTCAGCTCGTCGCGGATTTCCGGCAGCATCGCGATACCATCGTGTTCCGCTTTCATCGCGTGATGGAGCGGCTCGTCGCGCTCGTGACCGAGCGTTGCCAGTGTCCGCCCGAGGTGTATATCGTCGCGCACAGCGAAGGGACGGTGATCAGCTTTCTCGGCATTCTTCAGGCGCTCGCCACGCCCACCGTGAGCGATCCGAAGGACGGCAAGCAGATCATCAGCACCGAGTGGGTGCAAAGCCTGCGCGGCTTCATGACCATCGGCTCGCCCATCGACAAGCACATTCTGTTATGGCCGAAACTGTGGGAAGGCATGACGCTGAAAAGCGAAATGCAGGGCGATGCCGTCGCGCAGGTCGAACGCCCCGGCGGTTCCATCACGCTGCCCTCGCGCATCAAGTGGCGCAACTATTATGACTTCGGTGACCCGGTCGGCTTCGCGCTCGATACGGCGCGCGCCTATCTCGATCATCACGATTGCAAGGCGTTCGAATTCGAGCCGGCGCATGACATCGGCTTCTCGCGCTACTGGCTGCCGGGCAAGGCGCACACGGACTACTGGACCGATAGCGATGTCTTCGGTCACTTCATCGAGAATGTCGTGCTCGATAGAAGCACCACAAAAGCCCCGCAAAACAGGCGTTTTCGCGGCATCGTTAGCACGGCGATTCCCTACTTGCTGAGCTTCGCGCTGCATCTTCTCGCCGTGTTCTTCATCTACAAGGCCGTCACGGCCTCGTCCGATTCCGGCGCGGGCGGAACCAGCAGCGCGCCCGAGTTCATCTATCTCACGCGCTCGGTGTTCGCACTCGCATGCCTGCTGATGGGCACGACGGTCGCGGCGCGTATTCCGCGTCTCGTCAAGGCGCGCGGCGCGAAGCGCACGGGTGCGTGGCTGCGCTGGCGCGTGGTGGCGCTGCTCGCCTTCGTCGCGGGCGCGTCAGTCTTCTGGTTCGTATTGCTCAGCGGCGTGGCCGCATTTCTCGCGAGCCCGTTCGCGGATCTGCTGCATCGCGATGACGCCGATCCCGTCGTCGGCAAGGCGGTCTTCGTGCTGGCCGGACTCGTGTGCGCGATCAGCGGCTGGCTCGCGCCACGCAAACCGCGTGTGGGCCGCCGCGTGCTCGTCGCGCTCGGCACCGTGATGATGACGTTGATCGTCGGCGTGAGGTTATGGGGCGATCTGGCAGGCAAGCCGATATGGCCTGTCGTGCTCGGTGGCGCGTTCTTTCTCTACGCATGGTGGCTCGCGATTCTGATCTTCGATCTCGCGTTCGTGTGGCATCGCTATGTGCGCAATTCCGTCGCGCTCGATACGCTGCGCGCGTGGCGCGAAAATCGATGCGATGCGCAGCCCAGGCCCATCATGTCGATGCGGACGAAGGCCGCAAGCAAGTGA
- a CDS encoding peptidyl-alpha-hydroxyglycine alpha-amidating lyase family protein: MSLRHSMYCPCCDTTPGAASRRRFLALAGQGAAALALFPHLAYADNDVPSIPYDSVPDPVQLPRDVYFGECSGVALNSAGHVFVLSRGNSTGPAYGAAAAQLLEFDRNGRFVREIGHNLYAWSFAHTVKVDRQDNVWVTDKGSDMIIKFTPEGRVAMVFGRKQEASDEETAPLKHPNPPLPSEPGRFRQVTDVAWDAAGNTYISDGYINSRVAKVDKDGNWLKSWGDRGKGPGQFHTPHSIAVDANGMVYVADRSNRRIQVFDGEGNFQRQFTIDVPVPSDARPAIGNMPDEAAIAAGTFAPGSPWAICISPGPNQVLYSADAFPGRIYKLSLDGKLLGVLGRSGKQLKQFGWIHEMACPAENTLFVAELLNWRVQKLVLHG; the protein is encoded by the coding sequence GTGAGTCTTCGACACTCGATGTACTGTCCATGTTGCGACACGACGCCGGGCGCTGCAAGCCGTCGTCGCTTTCTGGCGCTCGCGGGCCAGGGCGCCGCCGCGCTCGCGCTGTTTCCGCATCTCGCGTACGCCGATAACGACGTACCGTCCATTCCCTACGATTCCGTTCCCGATCCGGTGCAACTGCCGCGCGACGTGTACTTCGGCGAATGCTCCGGCGTCGCGCTCAATTCGGCGGGACATGTCTTCGTGCTCTCGCGCGGCAATAGTACCGGTCCGGCCTATGGCGCGGCCGCGGCCCAGTTGCTCGAATTCGACCGCAATGGACGCTTCGTGCGCGAGATCGGGCATAACCTGTATGCGTGGTCGTTCGCGCATACAGTCAAGGTGGATCGGCAGGACAACGTCTGGGTCACCGACAAGGGCTCGGACATGATCATCAAGTTCACGCCCGAAGGGCGCGTCGCGATGGTGTTCGGCCGCAAGCAGGAAGCATCCGACGAAGAGACCGCGCCGCTCAAGCATCCGAATCCGCCGTTGCCTTCGGAGCCGGGGCGTTTCCGTCAGGTGACCGATGTCGCATGGGATGCGGCCGGCAATACCTACATCAGCGACGGATACATCAACTCGCGGGTCGCGAAGGTGGACAAGGACGGCAACTGGCTCAAGTCGTGGGGCGATCGCGGCAAGGGTCCGGGTCAGTTCCATACGCCTCACAGCATTGCCGTCGATGCTAACGGCATGGTCTATGTCGCCGATCGCAGCAACCGGCGCATTCAGGTCTTCGACGGCGAGGGAAACTTCCAGCGGCAATTCACGATCGACGTGCCCGTGCCATCGGATGCGCGTCCGGCCATCGGCAATATGCCCGATGAAGCCGCAATCGCAGCAGGTACCTTCGCGCCCGGTTCGCCCTGGGCCATCTGCATTTCACCGGGACCGAATCAGGTGTTGTATTCCGCCGATGCGTTTCCCGGGCGCATCTACAAGTTATCGCTCGATGGAAAACTGCTCGGCGTGCTCGGACGCTCGGGCAAGCAGTTGAAGCAATTCGGATGGATTCATGAGATGGCGTGTCCGGCGGAAAATACGTTGTTCGTTGCGGAGTTGCTCAACTGGCGCGTGCAGAAGCTCGTGCTGCATGGCTGA
- a CDS encoding TetR/AcrR family transcriptional regulator, whose amino-acid sequence MQDRRQTILEAALATLREEGYSGFTQPRVAARAGVRQSHLTYYFPTRLALIEAVARAAIDGQLAAVDAFAGEASPKVTAASIANVAMRHENTRVLMALAQAADEEPTIRSLFRELAEGIAVRITRMLEAMGLAVTKEHVSMVHALVVGLAVIDLAVGRTDGKRRASTSIEILFSLLPPAESQAS is encoded by the coding sequence GTGCAGGATCGTCGACAAACCATACTCGAAGCCGCCCTCGCCACGTTGCGCGAGGAAGGTTATTCGGGCTTCACGCAACCGCGCGTCGCTGCGCGCGCGGGCGTGCGTCAGAGTCACCTCACCTATTACTTCCCGACGCGTCTTGCCTTGATCGAAGCCGTCGCGCGCGCCGCGATCGACGGTCAGCTCGCCGCCGTCGATGCCTTCGCGGGTGAAGCGTCGCCCAAGGTCACCGCGGCATCGATCGCCAATGTCGCGATGCGCCACGAAAACACGCGCGTATTGATGGCGCTTGCGCAAGCCGCCGACGAAGAACCGACCATCCGCAGTCTCTTTCGCGAACTGGCCGAGGGCATCGCGGTTCGCATCACGCGCATGCTCGAAGCAATGGGCCTCGCCGTCACGAAGGAGCATGTGTCGATGGTGCATGCGCTCGTCGTCGGCCTCGCGGTCATCGATCTCGCGGTCGGGCGCACGGACGGCAAGCGTCGCGCGAGCACGTCCATCGAAATCCTGTTCTCGCTGCTGCCGCCCGCCGAATCGCAAGCGTCGTGA